A region of Acidithiobacillus ferridurans DNA encodes the following proteins:
- the kch gene encoding voltage-gated potassium channel protein, whose translation MPKKFSEQHPWHVLRPDRRARWRARRQHWTNVLHLEDWYPHFPIAAAVGFLGLFNILPALEHLLGLSYVDSLADVSHSFVLDAFRGVPQGAAGVVLLIMSLGLVFRSRFAWAIVLTMATAILAFGIYRHPQQISVLLCYNAALVFFLWIFRGRFNRSSLATGTLFALVGAIMVMSYGVFGAYILGNGFRPQIHSLSTALYFSVVTMATVGYGDILPVSNEARLFVVSLIVLGITVFATSLSAIIVPAVNNRLQSALQGEKRHMIRKGHYIIAGDTPLARNSYRELKSRNLPVVMVMGHQPDDSIYQPEDLIIGDSSDTDVLRSAGADQAAAVLALRADDSENAFVVLAVKEMEGSAKTVAAVNDSKNLGRVRRVQPDMIIAPQVLGGELLAMALNGEQLDSDAVMKMFRFSSGTETAGKA comes from the coding sequence GTGCCAAAAAAGTTCAGTGAACAACATCCCTGGCATGTTTTGCGGCCAGACCGGCGTGCCCGCTGGCGCGCGCGCAGGCAGCACTGGACGAACGTCCTCCACCTGGAGGACTGGTATCCGCATTTTCCCATCGCGGCGGCGGTAGGTTTTCTCGGGCTCTTCAATATCCTCCCGGCGCTGGAGCATCTGCTGGGCCTGAGCTACGTCGACAGTCTGGCGGATGTCTCGCACAGCTTTGTGCTGGATGCCTTTCGCGGCGTTCCCCAGGGTGCTGCGGGCGTGGTGTTGCTGATCATGTCCCTGGGCCTGGTCTTCCGCTCCCGTTTCGCCTGGGCTATCGTCCTGACCATGGCGACGGCCATCCTCGCCTTTGGCATTTACCGCCATCCTCAGCAGATTTCCGTGCTGCTCTGTTATAATGCCGCGCTGGTCTTTTTCCTCTGGATATTTCGCGGCCGTTTTAACCGCAGCAGTCTGGCCACCGGCACGCTGTTTGCGTTGGTCGGCGCCATCATGGTCATGAGCTACGGCGTCTTTGGCGCATATATTCTGGGGAACGGGTTCAGACCGCAGATTCATAGCCTGTCTACGGCACTGTATTTTTCGGTGGTCACCATGGCTACCGTGGGCTACGGCGATATCCTGCCGGTCAGCAACGAAGCGCGACTTTTTGTGGTATCTTTAATCGTGCTGGGGATAACGGTGTTTGCCACGTCGCTTTCGGCCATTATCGTTCCGGCAGTGAACAACCGCCTGCAATCCGCCCTGCAAGGAGAAAAGCGCCACATGATCCGCAAAGGCCATTATATTATTGCGGGCGACACCCCGCTGGCGCGCAACAGCTATCGCGAACTCAAGAGTCGCAATCTACCCGTGGTAATGGTTATGGGGCATCAGCCTGATGACTCCATCTATCAGCCGGAAGATCTCATTATCGGCGACTCCAGCGACACGGATGTGCTGCGCAGTGCCGGGGCCGACCAGGCGGCGGCCGTACTTGCCCTACGCGCCGACGACTCCGAAAACGCCTTTGTGGTGTTGGCGGTCAAAGAAATGGAGGGCTCCGCCAAAACCGTAGCTGCCGTCAACGATAGCAAAAATCTGGGACGCGTCCGCCGGGTGCAGCCGGACATGATCATCGCCCCGCAGGTGCTGGGCGGGGAACTGTTGGCCATGGCCCTCAATGGCGAACAACTGGACAGCGATGCAGTGATGAAGATGTTCCGCTTCAGCAGCGGAACGGAGACTGCCGGGAAAGCCTGA
- the polA gene encoding DNA polymerase I: MPQDPRILVDASSFLYRAFHALPDLRAPDNLPTGAIYGVANMLRRLLKEYPSDEIIVIFDAPGETFRDRLYPEYKAHRPAMPEELRVQVPLLHDWIRATGLPLVIEPDVEADDVIGTLAREAAPNQQVLIVTGDKDMAQLVNSRVRLVDTMKGIETDVAGVEERFGVPPERIADLLALIGDKVDNIPGVPGVGPKTAARWLTQYGDLDGVLAHAGDIGGKVGEALRASAHYLPLSRDLATIRCGLTLPVATYARQAADVVALRALAQRLGFQAWLRDLPADDAGKAPETRSSDIDRAAYQAITSAEALDALLLALKAADVVALDTETTSLDPLHADLVGISCAWQAGGDYQAVYVPVGHRDAGPQLDRQAVLTAMRPWLEDPQAAKLAQNAKYDWRVFWRHGIHPAGLTRDTLLESYVLNSSHNGHDLDTLAERYLQHQNIRYEEVVGKGKSARSFADVPVAEALPYAAEDADVCLRVDAQLWPRFASEPGLRRVLMEIEMPLVLVLARMEEAGVKIDRAQLEVLSTELSKDMADCEQKAFVLAGQSFNLNSPKQIQEILFDKMRLPVLKKTPGGQPSTNEDVLAQLAVHADLPRLILDYRGMAKLKNTYADALPQMINPDTGRVHTHFQQAVAATGRLSSNDPNLQNIPVRTEQGRRIRQAFVAEEGHWLLSADYSQIELRILAHLSGDARLLQAFAEGEDIHAVTAAEVFDLAPEDVDSAARRAAKAINFGLIYGQTPYGLAQQLGIDQTAARQYMDRYFERYLGVLEYMEQTRALAKKQGYVETLFGRRLYVPEIRSSNPARRNYAERAAINAPMQGTAADLIKMAMIAVDTWLQEQPERGRMILQVHDELILEVPEAGLEAAKSALKARMEGVAELAVPLLVGLGIGKHWDEAHG, translated from the coding sequence ATGCCCCAAGATCCCCGTATCCTCGTCGATGCCTCCAGCTTCCTCTATCGTGCCTTTCACGCGCTGCCTGACTTGCGCGCCCCGGACAATCTTCCGACCGGGGCTATTTACGGCGTCGCCAACATGCTCCGCCGCTTGCTGAAAGAGTATCCGAGTGACGAAATCATCGTCATATTCGACGCCCCCGGCGAGACGTTCCGGGACAGACTTTATCCTGAGTATAAGGCACACCGGCCCGCCATGCCGGAGGAGCTACGAGTCCAGGTTCCGCTGCTGCACGACTGGATCAGGGCCACTGGCCTGCCGCTCGTGATCGAGCCCGACGTGGAGGCGGATGACGTGATCGGCACCCTGGCCCGGGAGGCGGCGCCCAACCAGCAGGTGCTTATCGTCACCGGCGACAAGGATATGGCTCAATTGGTGAATTCGCGGGTGCGGCTTGTCGACACCATGAAAGGTATCGAAACGGATGTGGCCGGGGTTGAGGAGCGCTTTGGTGTACCGCCGGAGCGTATTGCCGACCTGCTGGCGTTGATCGGCGACAAGGTGGACAACATCCCCGGCGTGCCCGGCGTCGGACCGAAAACGGCCGCCCGGTGGTTGACGCAATATGGCGATCTGGACGGCGTGCTGGCCCACGCCGGCGACATCGGCGGCAAGGTGGGTGAGGCGCTGCGTGCCTCCGCACATTATCTGCCGTTGAGCCGCGATCTGGCGACCATTCGCTGTGGTCTGACGCTGCCTGTCGCGACTTACGCCCGCCAGGCGGCAGACGTGGTCGCCCTGCGGGCGTTGGCGCAGCGCCTGGGTTTTCAGGCCTGGCTCAGGGACTTGCCGGCGGACGATGCGGGGAAAGCGCCGGAAACGCGGAGCAGTGACATAGATCGCGCCGCCTACCAGGCCATCACCAGTGCGGAAGCGCTGGATGCGCTGCTGCTTGCCCTGAAAGCGGCCGATGTGGTCGCTTTGGACACGGAAACCACGAGCCTCGATCCACTGCATGCCGATCTGGTGGGGATTTCCTGCGCCTGGCAGGCCGGTGGCGACTATCAGGCTGTCTACGTTCCCGTTGGCCACCGCGACGCTGGTCCGCAACTGGATCGACAGGCAGTCCTCACCGCCATGCGCCCGTGGCTGGAAGACCCACAGGCCGCCAAGCTGGCCCAGAACGCTAAATACGATTGGCGGGTTTTCTGGCGACATGGCATCCACCCCGCCGGCCTGACCCGCGACACGTTGCTGGAGAGCTACGTCTTAAACAGCAGTCACAATGGTCACGATCTAGACACCCTCGCCGAGCGCTACTTGCAACATCAGAACATCCGCTACGAAGAGGTGGTCGGCAAAGGCAAGTCAGCGCGTAGTTTTGCCGATGTGCCGGTAGCGGAGGCGTTGCCCTACGCGGCAGAGGATGCCGATGTCTGTCTGCGTGTGGACGCGCAGCTCTGGCCGCGGTTCGCCAGCGAGCCGGGCTTGCGGCGCGTGTTGATGGAAATAGAAATGCCGCTGGTGCTGGTGCTGGCGCGTATGGAAGAAGCGGGCGTCAAAATCGATCGTGCCCAGCTCGAAGTGCTGAGCACGGAACTGAGTAAAGACATGGCGGACTGTGAACAGAAGGCCTTTGTTCTGGCGGGGCAATCCTTCAACCTCAACTCCCCGAAGCAGATTCAGGAAATCCTCTTCGACAAGATGCGGTTGCCGGTACTCAAGAAAACCCCCGGCGGTCAGCCGTCGACCAATGAAGACGTGCTCGCCCAGCTCGCTGTTCATGCCGATCTGCCACGCCTGATTCTTGATTATCGTGGCATGGCCAAGCTCAAAAACACCTATGCGGATGCGCTGCCGCAGATGATCAATCCCGACACCGGCCGGGTCCATACCCATTTTCAGCAGGCGGTCGCGGCCACCGGACGCCTTTCCTCCAACGATCCGAATCTGCAAAATATCCCGGTGCGTACCGAACAGGGTCGGCGTATCCGCCAGGCTTTTGTCGCCGAGGAGGGGCACTGGCTGCTGAGCGCCGATTACTCACAGATCGAACTGCGTATCCTGGCCCATCTCTCCGGGGATGCTCGCCTGTTGCAAGCCTTTGCGGAGGGCGAGGACATTCATGCGGTCACCGCCGCCGAGGTCTTTGATCTGGCCCCGGAAGATGTGGACAGTGCCGCACGTCGTGCCGCCAAGGCTATCAACTTCGGTCTGATTTACGGGCAGACGCCCTATGGCCTCGCGCAACAGTTGGGCATTGATCAGACGGCCGCGCGACAGTACATGGACCGTTACTTTGAGCGCTATCTGGGTGTTCTCGAATATATGGAGCAGACCCGTGCCCTGGCGAAAAAGCAGGGCTATGTAGAGACGCTCTTTGGCCGTCGCCTGTATGTACCGGAAATTCGCTCCAGCAACCCGGCCCGGCGTAATTATGCCGAGCGTGCGGCCATTAACGCACCGATGCAGGGCACCGCGGCGGATCTCATCAAGATGGCGATGATTGCGGTGGATACCTGGTTGCAGGAACAGCCCGAGCGTGGTCGGATGATTCTCCAGGTACACGACGAACTGATTCTGGAGGTGCCGGAGGCCGGCCTGGAGGCTGCGAAGTCGGCACTAAAGGCGCGTATGGAGGGTGTAGCGGAACTGGCGGTGCCGCTCCTCGTGGGGTTGGGTATCGGCAAGCACTGGGATGAAGCGCACGGCTGA
- a CDS encoding MFS transporter: MGARAARSVGQGALVVDFALYLHALHWSALTIGLLYSASLLVGAVATLLVGPLSDQYGAKGFLLGYEAVQLIAASIALSTAQPVWLTLAAVLGGFGRGANGGAGPFAPAEQSWMSRSVTRGQWGQVFHLNTSIGLLGMAAGATLATLPGILAGVLPGTEAYRLLFLVVLLGSLICLLFLGAAKESTVDTASAVQSEQIQTAPPEVRKPIWRVLLTFGTINALNGLGIGMVGPLMAYWFHLRFGVGPAAIGGAMALAFVSAAVMSLIGLRLIRRFGLVGTVLRMRLLGLALLLALPFAPFFWVAMLLFIARAALNQGSIGSRQALFLGLVGKSQRGLAATVNSLSVQAPRSIGPTITAMFFQAEMLVTPFLVAGALQGAYLYFFQRFFSRAEDHDQTA, from the coding sequence ATGGGTGCACGAGCTGCGCGCAGCGTGGGGCAGGGTGCGCTGGTCGTCGACTTTGCACTCTATCTGCATGCCCTGCATTGGTCGGCATTGACTATCGGCCTCCTGTACTCGGCCAGCCTGCTGGTCGGCGCTGTGGCGACACTGCTGGTGGGCCCCCTGAGCGATCAATATGGTGCCAAAGGCTTTCTGCTGGGCTACGAGGCAGTTCAACTCATCGCGGCGTCCATTGCGCTGAGTACCGCCCAGCCCGTCTGGCTCACTCTGGCAGCCGTATTGGGCGGGTTCGGTCGCGGCGCCAACGGCGGGGCAGGGCCCTTCGCACCAGCGGAGCAATCCTGGATGTCCCGGAGTGTAACCCGCGGGCAATGGGGGCAGGTGTTCCATTTGAATACCAGCATCGGGCTTCTGGGGATGGCCGCCGGCGCTACGCTGGCAACCTTACCCGGCATATTAGCGGGCGTATTGCCGGGTACCGAGGCCTACAGACTGCTCTTCCTGGTTGTCTTGCTGGGTTCGCTTATCTGTCTGCTGTTCTTGGGTGCGGCAAAAGAATCGACAGTCGATACGGCATCCGCAGTGCAAAGTGAGCAGATACAGACTGCCCCCCCGGAGGTGCGCAAGCCCATCTGGCGGGTGTTGCTGACTTTTGGCACTATCAATGCGCTGAATGGCCTGGGAATTGGCATGGTGGGACCGTTGATGGCGTACTGGTTTCACCTGCGCTTTGGGGTAGGGCCCGCGGCGATTGGCGGCGCGATGGCCCTCGCCTTCGTCAGTGCCGCTGTCATGTCGCTGATCGGTCTGCGCCTCATTCGGCGCTTTGGCCTGGTCGGAACGGTTTTGCGTATGCGTCTGCTCGGGCTGGCGCTGCTGCTGGCTCTGCCGTTTGCACCGTTTTTCTGGGTGGCGATGCTGCTCTTCATCGCCCGTGCGGCTTTGAATCAGGGGAGCATAGGCTCACGGCAGGCCCTCTTTCTGGGGCTGGTGGGCAAAAGCCAACGTGGTCTGGCCGCGACGGTGAACAGCCTGTCTGTACAGGCACCGCGCTCTATCGGCCCGACCATTACCGCCATGTTCTTTCAGGCAGAGATGCTGGTAACACCTTTTTTGGTTGCGGGGGCGCTGCAAGGCGCTTATCTATACTTTTTCCAGCGGTTTTTTAGCCGGGCGGAGGACCACGACCAAACCGCGTAG
- the panD gene encoding aspartate 1-decarboxylase, whose amino-acid sequence MILLTLLKGKLHRVRVTAVELEYEGSCAIDSDLLAAAGIHPYEQIHIYDVNNGDRFSTYAISASAGSGIISVNGAAARRVSLGDVLIIAAYAQATADAVAGFRPQLVYVDEHNRIIPRNQHIDSAPA is encoded by the coding sequence ATGATTCTGTTAACCCTCCTGAAGGGCAAACTGCATCGGGTGCGGGTCACGGCTGTCGAACTGGAATACGAGGGTTCCTGTGCGATCGACAGCGACCTGTTGGCTGCGGCGGGCATTCATCCTTATGAGCAGATACACATTTACGATGTGAATAACGGTGACCGATTCAGTACCTACGCGATCAGCGCGTCAGCGGGGTCGGGCATCATTTCGGTCAATGGTGCGGCGGCGCGCAGAGTGTCCCTGGGAGATGTGCTGATCATCGCCGCCTACGCGCAGGCCACCGCAGATGCCGTGGCCGGTTTCCGGCCGCAACTGGTATATGTAGACGAGCACAATCGCATCATACCGCGCAATCAGCACATTGACTCCGCCCCTGCCTGA
- a CDS encoding LOG family protein: MRAHLDAEKLRDKGEGRLTREAWKIFQIIAEFVHGYEKLADVEPCVSIFGSARIEPEHPWYLKAQEIAEKLSNAGFSVISGGGPGVMEAANKGAFRGTGYSIGLNIELPHEQHTNPYQDVSISFEHFYSRKVMFVKYAVAYVVMPGGFGTLDELAECLTLVQTGKTRKMPIILVESSFWKGLIDWWQGSMLAAGTIRQEDLDLITMIDDTDEVVSAIFNHYEKRGFAPSAAETEALLNL; encoded by the coding sequence ATGCGGGCACATCTTGATGCGGAAAAACTGCGCGACAAGGGCGAGGGGCGCCTCACCCGCGAAGCCTGGAAAATTTTTCAGATTATCGCTGAGTTTGTACATGGTTACGAAAAGCTGGCCGACGTCGAACCCTGCGTCAGCATTTTCGGTTCAGCCCGCATCGAGCCGGAACATCCCTGGTATCTGAAAGCCCAGGAAATTGCCGAGAAGCTCTCCAATGCCGGGTTTTCTGTCATCAGCGGCGGCGGTCCCGGCGTGATGGAAGCTGCCAACAAGGGCGCCTTTCGCGGCACGGGCTACAGCATCGGGCTCAATATCGAACTGCCCCATGAGCAACACACCAACCCTTACCAGGATGTCTCCATATCCTTCGAGCATTTCTACTCACGCAAGGTCATGTTCGTAAAATATGCGGTCGCCTACGTGGTGATGCCGGGCGGTTTCGGAACCCTGGACGAACTGGCGGAGTGCCTGACCCTGGTCCAGACGGGCAAGACCCGCAAAATGCCCATCATCCTGGTGGAGTCCAGCTTCTGGAAAGGGCTGATCGACTGGTGGCAGGGCTCCATGCTTGCGGCAGGCACCATCAGACAGGAAGATCTCGATCTCATCACCATGATCGACGACACCGACGAAGTGGTATCGGCCATTTTTAATCACTATGAAAAACGCGGCTTTGCACCATCCGCCGCTGAGACAGAGGCCCTTCTCAACCTTTAA
- a CDS encoding DUF2782 domain-containing protein, which translates to MSIRIFVLVVGTCFALGASLSTWAADNLQKLHLPTLAPEAKTGPKAEIKVPKGSRIEEYKVNGKVYMVKVIPPKPFPPYYLEDKGGTGRFTEVPQTAAEHLSVPHWVIFRW; encoded by the coding sequence ATGTCCATTCGTATCTTCGTGCTGGTTGTCGGTACCTGCTTTGCGTTAGGCGCCAGCCTCTCCACATGGGCGGCGGACAATCTCCAAAAACTGCATCTGCCGACGCTGGCCCCCGAGGCCAAAACCGGACCCAAAGCCGAGATCAAGGTGCCGAAAGGCTCCCGGATCGAGGAATATAAGGTCAATGGCAAGGTGTACATGGTCAAGGTCATCCCACCCAAACCGTTCCCTCCCTACTATCTGGAAGACAAGGGTGGCACCGGCCGCTTCACCGAAGTGCCGCAGACGGCGGCTGAACACCTGAGTGTGCCGCATTGGGTAATTTTCCGCTGGTAA
- the yihA gene encoding ribosome biogenesis GTP-binding protein YihA/YsxC has translation MDHTNPNSFRFAPLRRAAYRLSVTQPSQLPADDGAEVAIAGRSNVGKSSTLNMLTERRALARVSRTPGRTQAINIFDLDPGQRLVDLPGYGYAKVPEALRRSWGPLLEQYLRRRGSLRGLILVMDIRHPYTAHDADLIAFAEGCNRPVHVLLNKADKLSRGAAIQEMARLRRIPELQGVDMQLFSAQSGLGIDELHERIARWFTPDSEKETPAEAGANSEFSKGGENS, from the coding sequence ATGGACCATACCAACCCCAATTCCTTTCGTTTCGCGCCGCTACGGCGGGCAGCCTATCGCCTGAGTGTGACCCAGCCTAGCCAGTTGCCCGCCGATGATGGCGCCGAAGTGGCCATTGCCGGCCGTTCCAATGTCGGTAAGTCATCCACCCTCAATATGCTGACCGAGCGCCGCGCACTGGCGCGGGTCAGCCGCACCCCGGGCCGTACCCAGGCCATCAATATTTTCGATCTCGATCCGGGGCAACGCCTCGTGGACCTGCCCGGCTACGGGTACGCCAAGGTCCCCGAGGCACTGCGGCGCTCCTGGGGGCCACTGCTGGAACAATATCTACGGCGGCGCGGCAGCTTGCGCGGATTGATCCTGGTCATGGATATCCGCCACCCCTATACTGCCCATGATGCCGACCTCATTGCCTTCGCGGAGGGCTGCAATAGACCGGTGCATGTCTTGCTCAACAAAGCAGACAAACTCAGCCGCGGTGCGGCGATTCAGGAAATGGCCCGCTTGCGGCGGATTCCGGAATTGCAGGGGGTCGATATGCAGCTATTTTCCGCCCAGTCAGGGTTGGGTATCGATGAGTTGCATGAACGTATAGCAAGATGGTTCACACCGGATTCAGAAAAAGAAACCCCAGCCGAAGCCGGGGCTAATAGCGAGTTCTCAAAGGGAGGGGAGAACTCATGA